In Odontesthes bonariensis isolate fOdoBon6 chromosome 6, fOdoBon6.hap1, whole genome shotgun sequence, one genomic interval encodes:
- the LOC142382971 gene encoding leucine-rich repeat transmembrane neuronal protein 4 gives MQQRAVNMRKSRHRTNMGFSVLFRWLVFTVVVPTWLLAAPSGIRERPCPQSCRCDGKIIYCESNAFRDVPNNVSVSTQGLSLRYNSLVNLRAHQFADLSQLVWLYLDHNYINAVDGQAFHGIKRLKEMILSSNKITQLKNNTFHDVPNLRNLDLSYNKLQVLQPNQFLGLRKLLSLHLRSNSLKTIPMRVFLDCRNLEFLDIGYNRLRSLTRNAFAGLLKLIELHLEHNQFSKINFAHFPRLTNLRALYLQWNRIKVLTQGLPWMWTSLQKLDLSGNELEVLDPSTFQCLPNLQTLNLDSNKLSNVSQQTVETWISLTTISLAGNLWHCNPNICPLMSWLKAFKGNKETTMICATPKEAQGEKVTDVVETYNICTATPTPIPTTTLPVTFAFQPELPTIPTQSVVNDKPTWNWTASPTPFEASPTIPMPDTEYVSFHKIIAGSVALFLSVAIILLVIYVSWKRYPSSLKQLQERSAVKKRQKKARETERSFNSPLQEYYVDYKPSHSETMDVLVNGTGPYTYTISGSRECEV, from the exons ATGCAACAGAGAGCCGTGAACATGAGGAAAAGCAGACACCGCACCAATATGG GATTTTCTGTGCTTTTCAGATGGCTTGTATTCACAGTGGTGGTACCCACCTGGCTTCTTGCTGCTCCAAGCGGCATCCGGGAGCGTCCCTGTCCCCAGAGCTGTAGATGTGATGGGAAAATAATATACTGTGAATCCAATGCCTTTCGTGACGTGCCAAACAATGTGTCTGTAAGCACCCAGGGGCTGTCTCTTCGTTACAACAGCCTGGTAAACCTCAGAGCTCACCAGTTTGCAGACCTGAGTCAACTGGTGTGGCTCTACCTCGACCATAATTACATCAATGCCGTGGACGGCCAAGCATTCCATGGGATAAAGAGGCTCAAAGAGATGATTCTCAGCTCAAATAAGATCACACAGCTAAAAAACAATACGTTCCATGATGTCCCAAATTTACGCAATCTCGACCTGTCTTACAATAAATTGCAGGTCCTTCAGCCGAATCAGTTCTTGGGTCTACGGAAGCTGCTTAGTTTACACTTGAGGTCAAACTCCTTAAAAACTATTCCCATGCGTGTTTTCCTTGACTGTCGTAACCTGGAATTTCTTGATATCGGCTACAACAGGCTGAGGAGCCTCACACGTAATGCCTTTGCAGGACTTCTGAAGCTCATCGAGCTCCATTTGGAGCACAATCAGTTTTCAAAGATAAACTTTGCTCATTTCCCACGCCTGACTAACCTAAGGGCGCTCTATCTGCAGTGGAACCGAATCAAAGTGTTAACCCAGGGCCTGCCATGGATGTGGACTTCCTTGCAAAAGTTGGACCTCTCTGGAAATGAGCTAGAAGTGTTGGATCCAAGCACATTTCAGTGCCTGCCCAATCTCCAGACTTTAAACCTGGACTCCAACAAACTCAGCAATGTATCTCAGCAGACAGTGGAGACTTGGATCTCCCTCACCACCATCAGTTTGGCTGGTAATTTGTGGCACTGTAACCCCAACATATGCCCTCTAATGTCCTGGCTCAAAGCCTTCAAGGGTAACAAGGAGACTACTATGATTTGTGCCACCCCAAAGGAGGCACAAGGAGAAAAAGTAACAGATGTGGTTGAAACTTACAACATCTGCACAGCAACGCCTACCCCTATCCCCACAACGACATTGCCCGTCACATTTGCATTTCAGCCTGAACTGCCCACTATTCCCACACAGTCTGTGGTGAATGATAAGCCGACCTGGAATTGGACAGCCTCTCCAACCCCTTTTGAGGCCTCCCCCACTATTCCCATGCCAGACACTGAGTATGTGTCCTTCCACAAGATCATAGCTGGTAGCGTGGCCCTCTTCTTGTCGGTGGCTATAATCCTGCTGGTTATCTATGTCTCATGGAAGCGCTATCCCAGCAGTCTTAAACAACTTCAGGAGCGCTCAGCAGTCAAAAAGCGCCAGAAAAAGGCACGGGAGACTGAGCGCTCCTTTAATTCACCATTGCAAGAGTACTATGTGGACTACAAGCCTTCACACTCAGAGACTATGGATGTGCTGGTTAATGGGACAGGACCTTACACATACACCATCTCAGGCTCCAGGGAATGCGAGGTATGA
- the lrrtm4l2 gene encoding leucine-rich repeat transmembrane neuronal protein 4, which translates to MGSVMMDWRLSCLLLQAAVLLLLSRGEKMCPASCRCEGKIVYCESGIFQDIPVNITTGCQGLSLRYNNLLVLLPYQFAHLNQLIWLYLDHNTINAIDALAFHGVRRLKELILSSNKITHLHNNTFSAIPNLRNLDLSYNQLQFLHPGHFYGLRKLQNLHLRSNGLKQIFIRTFLECRGLEFLDLGYNRLRSITRTTFLGLFKLKELHLEHNQFSRINFFIFPRLTNLQALYLQWNRIRSISQGVPWTWQKLQKLDLSGNEIQMLDPAVFQCMPNLETLNLESNKLSSVPVEAVTAWTSLTTISLAGNAWDCSPSICPLMGWLRTFRDPKDISMICSSPKSVQGERVVDVVRNYSTCVDVSNVFSTTTLIILSSNQSANVTSWPGASGDTDLTHTVSPSQTLTTSLVSPSGTYRKTAESTTTSSASHISPETPTSFIPELQFEHMAFHKIIAGSVALFLSVSLILLVIYVSWRRYPNTMRQLQQHSVNHKRRKKAHKQEQDLNSQLQEYYLSYHSNSEAMDSLVHETRPCTCTISGSIECEV; encoded by the exons ATGG GTTCTGTGATGATGGACTGGAGACTATCATGTCTTCTTCTGCAGGCAGCTGTTTTGCTGCTGCTCAGCAGGGGGGAGAAGATGTGCCCTGCGAGTTGTCGCTGTGAAGGAAAAATTGTTTATTGTGAGTCTGGCATCTTCCAAGACATTCCAGTGAACATCACCACAGGATGCCAAGGTCTGTCCCTGCGTTACAACAACCTGCTGGTTCTTTTGCCGTACCAGTTCGCCCATCTCAATCAGCTAATCTGGCTTTACTTGGACCACAACACCATCAATGCTATAGATGCTTTAGCCTTCCACGGTGTTCGCAGACTCAAGGAATTGATTCTCAGCTCCAACAAAATAACACATCTCCACAATAACACATTCAGTGCCATACCAAACCTGAGAAATCTGGATTTATCATACAATCAGCTGCAATTTCTGCATCCAGGTCATTTCTATGGCCTGCGCAAGCTGCAGAATCTCCACCTTCGATCCAATGGACTAAAACAGATCTTCATTCGCACATTTTTGGAATGCCGTGGCTTGGAGTTTCTAGACTTGGGTTATAATCGCTTGCGCAGCATCACTCGCACAACATTTTTAGGACTGTTCAAGCTGAAAGAGCTTCATTTGGAACACAATCAGTTTTCCaggattaatttttttattttcccacGCCTTACCAACCTCCAGGCTCTTTATTTGCAGTGGAACCGCATTCGATCCATCAGTCAAGGCGTGCCATGGACCTGGCAGAAACTTCAGAAACTCGACCTATCAGGGAATGAAATCCAAATGTTGGACCCAGCTGTTTTCCAGTGCATGCCAAACTTAGAAACACTTAACCTGGAATCAAACAAGCTGAGTAGTGTGCCTGTGGAAGCTGTAACAGCATGGACCTCCCTGACTACCATCAGCCTGGCAGGTAATGCCTGGGACTGCAGCCCCAGCATCTGCCCTCTTATGGGATGGCTCAGAACCTTCAGGGACCCTAAAGACATCAGCATGATTTGCAGCAGTCCCAAGTCTGTGCAGGGTGAAAGAGTGGTGGACGTGGTGAGGAATTACTCGACATGTGTGGATGTATCAAATGTGTTCTCAACCACAACTCTCATCATATTGAGTTCGAACCAAAGTGCGAACGTCACAAGTTGGCCAGGTGCCTCTGGCGATACAGACCTGACTCATACTGTGTCACCTTCACAGACACTAACCACTTCACTTGTCAGTCCAAGTGGGACATACAGGAAGACAGCAGAGTCCACAACCACAAGCTCTGCATCCCACATCTCCCCTGAAACCCCCACATCATTTATCCCTGAGCTACAGTTTGAACATATGGCTTTCCATAAAATCATTGCAGGCAGTGTAGCCCTGTTCCTGTCTGTGTCATTGATCCTGCTGGTTATTTATGTCTCTTGGAGGCGCTACCCCAACACCAtgaggcagctgcagcagcactcAGTCAACCATAAGCGCAGAAAAAAGGCTCACAAGCAGGAGCAGGACCTTAATTCTCAGTTGCAAGAGTACTATCTGAGCTACCATTCAAACTCAGAGGCGATGGACTCCTTGGTGCACGAGACAAGGCCATGCACGTGCACCATATCAGGATCCATAGAATGTGAGGTTTGA